ACAGCCCGGCGGCAAAACAGTCCATGCCTGGGCGGCTGAAGGTGACTGCGATGCTTCCACCATACGGAGCAATACCTTCAGGCTTGAATGGCCGCCCCATTCAGGAAAACAGGCTGAATATCCGGAAGTTGATCGTGCAGAGTGGTTTCCGGTGAGGATCGCATACGAAAAAATCCTCAAAGGACAGACAGGCTTTCTGGATCAGCTCTGTGTCATTTTGGACCGAGAAGAATAGCATTGCGCCTGGTGTTTCTCGAAGTCTGCGCTTATCGCAGTGGGCCAACTCTGCAAATTCAATGACTTATGAGCTATCAGGCCTGCTATCTACGCAAAAAGCAATGAAAGAATTCTCTCATTGCTTTTTGCTGTGCTATGCTGCACACGGGCTGGAAAGGGGCTGCCAGATCCGGAGACAGAAGAACCGCAGCAGACGAAGCAAAATAACATGCTCGAAGAATGTGAGAAAGTTCTCATTGCTTCGCAGGCGGCCCTTCCTTTTTCCAGCATTACTCTTTATAGCCCAGCTCCTTGGCATCTTCCTTGTGGCCGAGATCCCAGAGGACGGAACGGTAGATTTCCAGGAATTCCTGCCCTTCAGGGCTTTTCTGCGCCTCCTCGAAGACAATTTTGTGGCCGATGCTGCGGGCTCTCGCTTCGTCTTTTGGGCTCCAGCTGACTATATTGATGTTGGGCATTTCTTTCCATTGCTCACGGGCCATAATCTCCCGGTTATACACCATGGCGGATAGATAGCGGATTCTGTCCCGAGCTGCGATTATAATGTCTTGCTGTTCCGGGGTAAGGGCCTCCCAGCTGCGGGTGTTTACCACCAGCGGGAAGTATTCAGTGGTTCCGTTATGAACGGCCGGATCGAGCACATGGGAAACGACCTCGTGAAATCCCATCCGCATGTTTTCATCCCAGAATGTCCATTCCGCGGCCTCTATGCCTTTGGTCTGGAAAGCCGTATAGATATCAGGAGCGGAAAGAGAAACTGTGGTAGCCCCTAGAGCCTGATAGAATTTTCCTCCCATACCGGAAGAACGAACTCTCAAACCCTCCAGCTTATCGATGGAATCGATGGGAACAACCGCCATAAGCTGCTCATAGATCGGGCTCACCATGGCGTGCCCCAGATAGGTCATTCTGTGCTTTGCATAGAGTTTTTCGAACCAGGGCTCGAGTTTTTCAATAAGGTAGGCGCCTTCGGCGTAGGTGCTCAGGGGAGAGCCCGGCTGAGTGGTAAAATTAAAGAGTGGATCTTTGCCGGGCCAATAGGCGCTATACACCATACCGACATTCACTATGCCGTTGGCAAGACTGTCGAAGGTCTCAAAAACAGGGAAAAGTACACCGGCCGGGTAAGGGGTAATGGAAATCTCTCCCCCCGAGAGGGTTTCCACCGTCTCGCAGAACACTTCGGCTATTCGCTGCTGTTCTGTTCCGGGCATGGCATGCGTCACCAGTCTCCATTTCACTTTAGCAAAAGCTGTCTGTGTTCCCAGCATCAACACAAATACCGAAACAAAAATCATTAGAGTCTTTTTCATGGCTTTATACTTTCCTTTTTGAATAGTGTTCAGTGCAGGCTCCTTGTGAAACGGCCTTCTTGTCCAAGCCGCCGGCCCGGGATTTTTTCGTCTCAGGTGTAACAGAAATTCCCCGATTTCCAGTGCAGCCTGCAATAATTTCATGCGCGTTGGCGCCGCTCATCCTTTACTCAACCATGCACTCCTGTCACCTCACCATATACATCGTCCCTCCTTTAAGCTGAATTCAAAAAGTTATAGATTAAGCAGATACTTTGGTAACCACAAAACGATTTGAGGAAAAATGAAAATCAATGCAACACATATCACCTGCAGAAGCAGAAGAGGCACGCTGGACTTGTAGATCTCAATTATATCTATGCCGGCAGGTGCGCATCCTTGCAGGTAGAAAAGGCTGAACCCGAAAGGCGGGGAAATATAGGCACTCTGCAGAATGACATTAATGACGAGGCCAATCCATAGCGGTTCAAATCCAAGATTGGCAAGGATGGGCGCAATTATAGGAACAGCAAGAAAAATAACGGCGCCGGGTTCGAGGAACATACCCATGAAAAAGACGAAAAGTGCCGCGACTACAAAGACCATATGTGCCCCGCCCGGCATATTCATGGCAAAATCAGCCACCAGAGCGTTTCCGCCGAGACCGGAAAAAACCGAACCGAAGGCAGTTGCCCCGATCATCATCCAACCAACCATGGCCGTAACGCTGAGAGTCTCATAACAGGAAGAGTAGATTATATCCCAGGTCAGCCGCCTTTTTACCAGTCCGATAAAGAGGGCGCCGGCAGCGCCGAATGCCGCTGCTTCGGTGGGGCTGGCCATTCCCAGAAGGATGGAGCCAAGAACGATAACGACAAGGAGCAACGGAAAAAAGACGCTTTTTAAGGAAAGAACTTTATCTTTCCAGGTGGCCCTCTCCTCCGGCGGGAGTGCAGGAGCGAAAGAGGGATCGATCAGCCCCCTGATTAACACGTAAACGATATACAGCGAGGCAAGCAGAACACCTGCGGAAATACCTCCTGCGAAGAGTCCACCGATGGAAACACCTGTTACAGCGCCGTAGAGGACCATATTGGTACTGGGGGGGATGAGCTGGCCAAGGGTTCCTCCCCCCAATACCGAACCCAGAGCAACCCTGCGGTTGTAGCCGTGCTTGAGCATTTGCGGAAGGCCGATGAGTCCCAGGCCGATAACCCCGGCTGCCACTACACCCGAAACAGCCCCGAGGGCCGCGCCGACCAGAATTGTCGCTATGGCGAGACCACCCCGTAAGGCCCCCGACCATTTATAAAAGGTATCATAGAGATCCTCGACAACATTGGTCTTCTGGAGGACATATGCCATGTAAATGAACAGGGGAACAGCGATTATGACGAAGTTGTTCATCGTCCCCCAGGCTGCGGAAACCAGAATACTCAGGGCACCCGGCCCCCACAGAAAATAGGAAAACACAATTGCCACCGCGGCAAGTGAAAAAGCGATGGGAACGCCTGCGATAAGCAGAACGAACAGGGCCAGAAACATGATAAGAGGGGCCGATTCACCAACCATAAAAATCTCCTGTTATATCAACGAGACGACGTATTATCAGGTTTTTTCAATATAAGAGCAAGAATATCCACAAAGGCCTGCAATGCTATCAAGGCGCAGGAAATTGGAATAATCCACCGGAACCACCAGACCGGGGGGTTGAATGGAGTCTGGTGGACCGACCGTTCCCCGATAAGAGTCGCCTGCCAGGCAGTGGGAACGCTGACATAAATAAAAACGAGGGCCACAAAAAGCACAACGACCTCTGTAAAGATGCCGAGGGCCTTTTGGTATTTAACGGGAAGATGGCGACTGAGCACATCAACAGCCACATGCTTTTTCTCCAGGTGGCAATACGCCGCGCCAAGCATGAAAAAAGAGCCGAAAAAGAACATGGACATCTCGAATGTCCACATAGGAGGGGATTTGAAAAAATACGACATCAGAGCGCTATACACGATAATAGCGATAAGAGGTAGAATGAGAAGTGAGACCAGCTTTCCAAATCGCTCCATAAGATTCCTCGCCTATATTTAAAATAGCCTGGACGGCAATATCCTACTGATTAGCACATTCAGCCAGAAAAAGACTTCGGCAATACCAGCGTTGAGCACCCGCTCACTTTCGAATAGCCTATATTTTTTTTGTTCGGATATCAAGAGGATTTGAATAGTTAATGATCTGCCTTAATGAAAAAAATCAAGATTCACTGATCGATAAAGCCGCACTTTCAGTGA
This window of the Desulfopila inferna genome carries:
- a CDS encoding TRAP transporter substrate-binding protein: MKKTLMIFVSVFVLMLGTQTAFAKVKWRLVTHAMPGTEQQRIAEVFCETVETLSGGEISITPYPAGVLFPVFETFDSLANGIVNVGMVYSAYWPGKDPLFNFTTQPGSPLSTYAEGAYLIEKLEPWFEKLYAKHRMTYLGHAMVSPIYEQLMAVVPIDSIDKLEGLRVRSSGMGGKFYQALGATTVSLSAPDIYTAFQTKGIEAAEWTFWDENMRMGFHEVVSHVLDPAVHNGTTEYFPLVVNTRSWEALTPEQQDIIIAARDRIRYLSAMVYNREIMAREQWKEMPNINIVSWSPKDEARARSIGHKIVFEEAQKSPEGQEFLEIYRSVLWDLGHKEDAKELGYKE
- a CDS encoding TRAP transporter small permease subunit, translated to MERFGKLVSLLILPLIAIIVYSALMSYFFKSPPMWTFEMSMFFFGSFFMLGAAYCHLEKKHVAVDVLSRHLPVKYQKALGIFTEVVVLFVALVFIYVSVPTAWQATLIGERSVHQTPFNPPVWWFRWIIPISCALIALQAFVDILALILKKPDNTSSR
- a CDS encoding TRAP transporter large permease; translated protein: MVGESAPLIMFLALFVLLIAGVPIAFSLAAVAIVFSYFLWGPGALSILVSAAWGTMNNFVIIAVPLFIYMAYVLQKTNVVEDLYDTFYKWSGALRGGLAIATILVGAALGAVSGVVAAGVIGLGLIGLPQMLKHGYNRRVALGSVLGGGTLGQLIPPSTNMVLYGAVTGVSIGGLFAGGISAGVLLASLYIVYVLIRGLIDPSFAPALPPEERATWKDKVLSLKSVFFPLLLVVIVLGSILLGMASPTEAAAFGAAGALFIGLVKRRLTWDIIYSSCYETLSVTAMVGWMMIGATAFGSVFSGLGGNALVADFAMNMPGGAHMVFVVAALFVFFMGMFLEPGAVIFLAVPIIAPILANLGFEPLWIGLVINVILQSAYISPPFGFSLFYLQGCAPAGIDIIEIYKSSVPLLLLQVICVALIFIFPQIVLWLPKYLLNL